One window of the Dryobates pubescens isolate bDryPub1 chromosome 13, bDryPub1.pri, whole genome shotgun sequence genome contains the following:
- the GPR149 gene encoding probable G-protein coupled receptor 149, protein MPAAPGNLSRNGTSFLAENPSSMDKPGEQRTLNVFLFCLTLIMASTALLGSIYSLVCLLRMQTKSTVSMIVTSLSIDDLISIVPVSIFMLTQWSSDVLPQPLCTTSALIYLFQGISSNLKGSLIVSYNFYTIHKSEKRSCSASKRGVSMVQAILTIWILSLLICILPLCGWGSYIPTSWGCFTDCASSYILFLFIVYSLCFCLLTVLSVPLTYQLLCSDEQQLLHLDYQEISRGCITPGTPAGCSSATPSLSLLDPVEQTLRQLPSPCPGSEAVCRQGVAERGALEPRCLRSLQSRSLTVGFAQKRFSLILALTKVILWLPMMIQMVIQHITGIRSLSFETLSFLLTLLAATVTPVFVLSEHWTHLPCGCIINCRRNSYVVSSEELKTKRRAFEFNLSFQQGYGIYKISRENHHRHGDARSASRHNLLSCGCSSSREARRGSCSAPAPGAGAAEDSSQDGQAAFSTTALDSGAAAREPPERSQSGRGEGAERRLSHEESPQPQLTDWEWCRSKSERTPRQRAGGTLAIPLCAFQGTVSLQAPTGKTLSLSTYEVSTEGHKIAPTSKKIEVYRSKSVGHEPDPEESPHTFADTSVKIHLEVLEICDNEEALDTVSIISNISQSSTQVRSPSLRYSRKENRFVSCDLGESASYSLFIPSNNPDSDINISIPDTVEAHRQNSQKQQAEGVGYQEEIQVLNKAYRQREEDGSST, encoded by the exons ATGCCGGCAGCGCCTGGGAATTTGTCGCGGAACGGGACGAGCTTCCTTGCTGAAAATCCCAGCAGCATGGACAAGCCTGGCGAGCAGAGAACTTTGAACGTCTTCCTGTTCTGCCTGACTTTGATCATGGCATCCACAGCACTCCTGGGCAGCATCTATTCCCTCGTTTGCCTGCTGAGAATGCAGACCAAAAGCACGGTGTCCATGATCGTGACCTCGCTGTCCATAGATGACTTGATCAGCATCGTGCCAGTCAGTATTTTCATGCTCACTCAGTGGTCCAGTGatgtcctcccccagcctctctgcaccACCTCAGCCCTGATATATTTATTCCAGGGCATTTCCAGCAACCTGAAAGGGTCTCTCATAGTTTCTTACAACTTCTACACCATCCACAAATCCGAGAAAAGGAGCTGCAGCGCTTCCAAGCGAGGGGTGAGCATGGTCCAGGCCATCCTTACCATCTGGATTCTCAGTTTGCTGATCTGCATTTTGCCTCTCTGTGGCTGGGGCAGCTACATCCccacctcctggggctgcttcaCCGACTGTGCCAGTTCCTACATCTTGTTCTTATTCATTGTCTACTCTCTGTGCTTCTGCCTCCTCACGGTGCTGTCTGTTCCTCTGACttaccagctcctctgctcggatgagcagcagctgctgcacctcGATTACCAGGAAATCTCTCGAGGCTGCATCACCCCAGGgacccctgcaggctgcagctccgcTACCCCGTCTCTGTCACTGCTCGACCCTGTGGAGCAAACGCTGaggcagctcccaagcccaTGTCCAGGCTCCGAGGCAGTCTGTAGGCAAGGTGTGGCTGAGAGAGGGGCACTGGAGCCTCGCTGCctgaggagcctgcagagcaggagcctcaCCGTGGGCTTTGCCCAGAAACGCTTCTCGCTGATTCTTGCCTTGACAAAAGTCATTCTCTGGCTCCCGATGATG ATCCAAATGGTCATCCAGCACATCACAGGCATCCGAAGCCTCTCCTTCGAGACACTCAGCTTCCTGCTGACTCTGCTGGCTGCCACGGTCACCCCGGTGTTTGTCCTGTCGGAGCACTGGACCCACCTGCCCTGTGGCTGCATCATTAACTGCAGGAGGAATTCCTATGTGGTGTCCTCAGAAGAGCTCAAAA ccaaaCGCAGGGCTTTCGAGTTCAACCTCTCCTTCCAGCAAGGCTACGGCATCTACAAGATCTCCCGGGAAAACCACCACCGCCATGGCGATGCTAGATCTGCCTCCCGTCACAACCTCTTGAGCTgcggctgcagcagctcccggGAAGCCCGGCGAGGGAGCTGCTCCGCGCCCGCTCCCGGCGCCGGGGCGGCGGAGGACAGCTCCCAGGACGGCCAGGCCGCCTTCAGCACCACGGCGCTGGACAGCGGCGCCGCGGCCCGGGAGCCCCCGGAGCGCAGCCAGAGCGGCCGCGGGGAGGGGGCCGAGAGGCGCCTGTCCCATGAggagagcccccagccccagctcaccgACTGGGAGTGGTGCAGGAGCAAATCCGAGAGGACCCCGCGGCAG CGGGCGGGCGGCACCTTGGCCATCCCTCTGTGCGCGTTCCAAGGCACCGTGTCCCTCCAGGCGCCCACGGGGAaaaccctctccctctccacctACGAGGTGAGCACTGAAGGGCACAAGATCGCTCCCACCTCCAAGAAGATCGAGGTCTATCGCTCCAAGAGCGTGGGGCACGAGCCGGACCCGGAGGAGTCGCCGCACACCTTTGCTGACACCAGCGTGAAAATCCACCTGGAGGTGCTTGAGATCTGCGACAACGAGGAGGCCCTGGACACGGTGTCCATCATCAGCAACATCAGCCAGTCCTCCACCCAGGTCAGGTCCCCGTCCCTACGCTACTCACGCAAGGAGAACAGGTTCGTCTCCTGCGACCTGGGGGAATCTGCCTCCTACTCCCTCTTCATCCCCTCCAACAACCCCGACAGCGACATCAACATCTCCATCCCTGACACCGTGGAGGCTCACCGGCAGAACAGCCAAAAGCAGCAGGCGGAAGGGGTTGGCTACCAGGAGGAAATCCAAGTGCTGAACAAAGCCTACAGGCAGCGGGAGGAAGATGGCAGCAGCACTTGA